A part of Scleropages formosus chromosome 3, fSclFor1.1, whole genome shotgun sequence genomic DNA contains:
- the pla2g10 gene encoding group 10 secretory phospholipase A2 isoform X1, translated as MMSVLLLLLVFLLCEAPLVSLSPDRQQRSRRGLLELAGVIRCSTGRSALAYMAYGCYCGLGGQGWPRDQTDWCCHKHDCCYEQAEYGGCQTKTDNYQWTCEDHVADCDSLNDRCEKILCHCDREAARCLRKAPFIRKYALWPDFFCGCDHPTCNYY; from the exons ATGATGAGTgtcttgctgctgttgttggtgtttctgctgtgtgagg CGCCATTGGTCTCCCTGTCTCCCGACAGGCAGCAACGGTCTAGGAGAGGCCTGCTGGAGCTGGCTGGGGTCATCAGGTGCAGCACAGGGAGGTCTGCCCTGGCCTACATGGCATATGGCTGCTACTGTGGACTGGGCGGCCAGGGCTGGCCAAGGGACCAAACAGACTG GTGCTGTCACAAGCATGACTGCTGCTATGAACAAGCTGAATATGGTGGCTGCCAAACTAAGACTGATAATTATCAGTGGACGTGTGAAGACCATGTTGCTGACTGTG ATTCTCTAAATGACAGGTGTGAAAAAATCCTTTGCCACTGTGACAGGGAAGCTGCCAGATGCTTGAGAAAAGCTCCTTTCATAAGGAAATATGCTTTATGGCCAGATTTTTTCTGTGGATGTGATCATCCAACATGCAATTATTACTAa
- the pla2g10 gene encoding group 10 secretory phospholipase A2 isoform X2, with translation MMSVLLLLLVFLLCEAPLVSLSPDRQQRSRRGLLELAGVIRCSTGRSALAYMAYGCYCGLGGQGWPRDQTDWCCHKHDCCYEQAEYGGCQTKTDNYQWTCEDHVADCGMSHRTMW, from the exons ATGATGAGTgtcttgctgctgttgttggtgtttctgctgtgtgagg CGCCATTGGTCTCCCTGTCTCCCGACAGGCAGCAACGGTCTAGGAGAGGCCTGCTGGAGCTGGCTGGGGTCATCAGGTGCAGCACAGGGAGGTCTGCCCTGGCCTACATGGCATATGGCTGCTACTGTGGACTGGGCGGCCAGGGCTGGCCAAGGGACCAAACAGACTG GTGCTGTCACAAGCATGACTGCTGCTATGAACAAGCTGAATATGGTGGCTGCCAAACTAAGACTGATAATTATCAGTGGACGTGTGAAGACCATGTTGCTGACTGTGGTATGTCCCATAGAACAATGTGGTGA